One Triticum dicoccoides isolate Atlit2015 ecotype Zavitan chromosome 5B, WEW_v2.0, whole genome shotgun sequence genomic window carries:
- the LOC119309151 gene encoding uncharacterized protein LOC119309151, with the protein MAGDEMKPVAASDGDTAAARGEELQPAPLPEDVLAEVLRRVPPRWIAASRCVCTAWCDAIDARGLLRADLLPLSLAGLFVHFDEHKYPEFLARPSSVAGAPAISGNLSFLPSTTPHAGTIWDDDCDDWRDYNIDDHCNGLLLLRSNRVVNPATRCWSALPPCPAPKDGTGNVWYSGHLVYDPMVSPYYEVFMTPHLDDYHSENEVDPSMEESEWPPSLCKMYVFSSKSGCWEEKYFFREGGATGIVSEMRVGYERSNGVYYRGALYVHCRADLIMRISLSNNMYSLIKPPVVDTRAHHFPYVEIVRSKKGVYFVAFDRSWPQRECWLGVWILNESCGQMEWILKHDKDLKHALAHHRYCGRLHWILEGINYNLFCSSSFLEGNKKATTEEIFEWSSDDDVENENLVKHCCLEDNKKAIIEKKLDWKYNNRNVANNCDMVEECYWDEEHYDDSYDEDIEILGFHPYKDIVFLSSTSEWTALAYHLNGFKIEELGNIYPNDYGHFKQLSNEQERIKSFPYTPCWIEEFPSNN; encoded by the exons ATGGCCGGCGACGAGATGAAGCCTGTCGCCGCGAGCGACGGGGACACAGCCGCCGCTCGTGGCGAGGAGCTGCAGCCGGCGCCCCTGCCCGAGGATGTGCTCGCCGAAGTCCTCCGCCGCGTCCCGCCGCGCTGGATCGCCGCCTCCCGCTGCGTCTGCACGGCCTGGTGCGACGCCATCGATGCGCGCGGCCTCCTGCGCGCCGACCTGCTCCCGCTCTCGCTCGCCGGCCTCTTCGTCCACTTCGACGAGCACAAGTATCCCGAATTCCTCGCCCGCCCCTCCTCCGTGGCTGGCGCCCCCGCCATCAGCGGCAACCTCAGTTTCCTGCCCTCCACCACCCCTCATGCCGGCACTATATGGGACGACGACTGCGATGATTGGCGTGACTATAACATCGATGATCACTGCAATGGGCTCCTCTTGCTTCGCAGTAACCGGGTGGTTAATCCTGCCACCCGATGCTGGAGTGCTTTGCCACCGTGCCCTGCTCCCAAGGATGGCACAGGAAATGTGTGGTACAGTGGTCATCTGGTCTATGATCCGATGGTATCACCGTACTACGAGGTGTTTATGACCCCCCATTTGGATGACTACCATTCTGAAAATGAGGTAGACCCCTCGATGGAGGAATCTGAATGGCCACCATCCCTATGCAAGATGTATGTATTCTCATCAAAGTCGGGTTGTTGGGAGGAGAAGTATTTCTTCCGAGAAGGGGGTGCTACAGGGATTGTCAGTGAAATGCGAGTGGGTTACGAGCGATCCAACGGTGTCTATTATCGGGGAGCACTTTATGTACACTGTAGAGCTGATTTAATTATGAG GATATCATTGTCTAATAATATGTACAGCTTAATTAAACCACCTGTGGTGGATACCAGAGCACACCATTTTCCATATGTCGAGATTGTAAGATCAAAAAAGGGGGTGTACTTTGTGGCATTTGATAGGTCTTGGCCTCAACGTGAGTGTTGGCTTGGAGTTTGGATCCTCAATGAATCATGTGGTCAGATGGAGTGGATTTTGAAGCATGACAAAGACCTTAAGCATGCGCTAGCACATCACCGATATTGTGGACGACTTCACTGGATCTTAGAAGGTATTAACTATAACCTATTTTGTTCTTCTAGTTTCCTAGAAGGCAACAAGAAAGCAACCACCGAGGAGATTTTTGAATGGAGCTCTGACGATGATGTTGAAAACGAGAACTTGGTTAAGCATTGTTGCTTAGAAGACAACAAGAAAGCAATAATTGAAAAGAAATTGGATTGGAAGTACAACAATCGTAATGTTGCTAACAATTGTGATATGGTTGAAGAGTGTTATTGGGATGAAGAGCATTATGATGATTCATATGATGAAGACATTGAGATACTTGGGTTTCACCCATACAAAGATATTGTCTTCTTGAGTAGTACATCAGAGTGGACCGCACTGGCATATCATTTGAACGGCTTCAAGATTGAAGAGTTAGGGAATATATACCCAAATGATTATGGTCATTTCAAACAGTTAAGTAATGAACAGGAGAGGATCAAATCTTTTCCATACACCCCATGTTGGATTGAAGAGTTTCCTTCGAACAATTAA